The stretch of DNA GTGGCTGTCAGTGGGATGAAAAAGAGGCTCAACTGGAGAGACATGGTGGCAGATGACCTGAGGGTGCTGAGCCTTGGGCTGGGCAGGCAGCAGTCATGGAGACATGGGGACCAGCTGGGAAGCGATTTCAAGTAAATGAGGAAGAAGAATATAAAGGTGTGTACGTATGTAAGGACGGGCGCATGCATTTAGGGTTCTACACAAGCACTTGGGGAACATCTGAGTGGCTCTGTCGAGGTAAGAGAGGCGACCAAAGGCCAGGGTGAAAGTGACTGCTGACCACCACCTCTCAATGGATTGTGCTAGCAAAAAATACTATTAAGTgcaaaaatgtaactaaaattgaGCATAAGAATGATAATTCTCTGGCTAGACTGGGTGAAACAGATGCCTATTTATAGATatgaaaatgtatacagtatatatgtattgttttaattggctaaaaataatttacaatgaCAATTATTCATAACAGAAAATGTTACCAGCATTCTTAAGCtatcttaattcaattcagggttgaTCTGAGATGGTGATGATAAGCAGTACTAATACTGAGCGTCCTGTTTTTGTCTCCATGGCATTTCCCCCTTATGCTCTCGAGTTAAACTGTCACCACATTCACTTCAGTCCCGCAGTGCGACCCCTGCACGGTACGCTGTTCACCGCTACGGACCATGAAGGCCCTCCACTCAAGTGACACGTATCGTTGAATTTTAAGGGTTATGATGGCCACGCATTCTACATTTGAAAACAACGTGCACTGGTGTATTCGTATGGCTGAAGAGCCTTTGGACTGTGCAGAGTTTAAGGGTTCAAGAGGAGCACCGGGGCCAAAAGGGAACAACCAACACAGAAAGTAGATGTGCCGAGAGAAATCGGTAACACATTAGAAAGAgcgatgtgaaaggcactatatgaaagatgGAGACAATAGATAGATGGGGAAAAAAGAGAGACATAAAAAGTGCAGCATGAGAGATGTCAAAGCTGCGCCATTATAAATACATAATGacagacactatatatatatatatatatatatatactatacagtatatatatgcctgatatagatagagagatagatagacattttagtgtagttggcaggattagatagatagatagacagatagatattaaaAGTACTATATGATAGGtggatgtgaaagtcactatataattatatatagttgtgaaagacagtatataaaagttttaaggcactacatgataaaaagaaagaaagaaagaaagaaatgaatgtaAAGCACTATGTAAGATAGCTAGAGAAATGCGAAAGGTGCTACGTAATACCTTGGTAGATAAGCAGATAGTTAAAGAAACAGATAGTGTATTACTAAATATACTTAACATATAGATtagtaaatatgaaaataactaTAGAAAGGTAgaaaatgcatactgtatacacacctgataaatagaaaaatgagactgatgaaagaaaagagactgatgaaaggcactacatgagaTAAACAGATACATATGAAAAGACATACTATATATGAGAGGCACTATGTGGTTgacagataggaaaggtactacctaaaatgaataaatgagagATACAGTgaaagatacagtatgtagagaGATGtgcaaggtgctatatgatagctAGATAGCTAAATAAATCATTAACGCTGCTATAGATGCTTGATAAACTAGTATGAAAggcaacacacacagacacacacctgaTAAATAGAAAAAGTCACTATGCGAAAGGGGCagatggaaggcactatataatagatagatacatacatacatacatagatagatatgaaaggaacagtataataaataaatagatagatagtgtaaccaCAAGAGGGTGCCACAGAGCCTAAAACTTCAgacacaatgaaaataaaatgtatacaatatatttaGCAATCTGAAAGgtaccatataatagatagatagatagatagatagataatgaaagccATTATATACACTTGACAGggaaaaggcactgtataataatacatacatacatgatatttatatagcgcctttcccatgaaataaatgtgtgtaagACAGTTCCAGTAGACACTGTAAGTAATAAACGCCACTACATATACATGCTAGATGGACAGGTTGACTGAGAGATGGATGTGAAAAGCACCACGTAATTAGTTAAAATATCACAACATTAGAAAATTGTTCAAATGATACGAGACAGCGATCTactgaaggcgctatataacagatagataagcCCTGAACCCTGTGCTTGCTAGGAGAAAGTGGAGGGATGGATAAGGCGCTGTATAGAATAAatatctgaaaggcgctatatcatagGTAGCTAATGAACGACGCGAACATAggctgggagcatgcgctgatagcgctGATTGCCTCACTCGCCACACGCCATACCacttggattgggacccgagtgctgggggtgacacctcagcaccacactgaacagcaggaggtttttacagtggctggagtgccaatcctgctacccCTAAGTTTTCCTTGCAAATTGGAGGACTTACTAACATCCAGATGGCGCTATTTAAGAGTAACAGATGACAGGCAGTAGATAAGACAGgttgatgtgaaaggcgctatatgattgcTAGTTAAACTGACAGGCAGACACGACACTCAATCTTCAGTATGTCCTCCACGCGAGAGGCGCACACGGCTGACACCTTTCGGCGGATCGCCGCGGCTTCACATGGGCCAGTCCTTCTAAATCTCCCAGTAGGCAGGACCCCCAGCCGCAGGCCCCTAGCCCCGCTGCCGCTCCCCTTACCAGCTCGCTCCTTAGCCATGTTATCGCCCCGTCTATTTTCGCTCTCCTCAGCTCCTCGTTGGCTCGCAGGTCCTTGGTGACGAGGCTTGCCGGGTGGCCACTGTCGCACGTCGTGGACACCTGCTCTGCCGACCCCCTGAACGCGTGGATGagtttgtttttgatgttttctaACACCAGGGTGGACGCGGTGTCGTCGTACGGAGTGTCGGAGTTCATCGTCGCCGCTGCCGCGCGCTCACAGAAGTTGCGGTGGTCTCCCGAGCGCCGGTCTGCTCTGCGCTGCTGCTGCACCGTCGTCTCCCTGCTTGGCCAGTCCCATAGGTCTTCTTCTGActtttttttcagtgtgttttTTGCCCCCCAGCTTTCCCCACATGGATGAAGCTCCTCGGCTCGTCACTCCTCTTCATGGTCCCAGCTCGTTTTATAATTGTTACTATGGAAAAGCAAGCCCCCCAGGCCCCCCTCCAACTCCCCTCCCGTTCAAACTCTTTTGAGCAGTGGTGGGAAGCTCAAGACAAAGGCTATTGTTGTCGTGGAAGTGAAAGACCCCCAGCTCTCACTTTACAATAACAGGGGTGTAAGCAATTGCCGAAAAACGGGGAGGGGGGCTCTCACCCCCGTGTGAATGCGGGCAGGCGGATCTGAGAAGCTGTTTGAGGGCATCTGCAGGAGTTCAAGGGAAATGGCCGCCTGCAGTCAAACGTGACTTCACCTTCTCCAGCCATTGTCTTCATTGGACGCCTACTCCATGAAGTCCAAATAGAggaatttaaagaaacaaaaaggggTCTTgtagagagtgtgtgtgtgtgtgtgatgcttCCAAAATGGGGAAACAAACATAAAGTTGTAAGGCTGGGTGCATTCAAAAATATAGCGCCTTCACAGAGTatgcagaccccttcacttttttcacatcttgttaTGTTGCCcccttgtgctaaaattattacatttttttcccctcgTTGAGC from Polypterus senegalus isolate Bchr_013 chromosome 16, ASM1683550v1, whole genome shotgun sequence encodes:
- the si:ch211-153f2.3 gene encoding alanine and arginine-rich domain-containing protein, coding for MNSDTPYDDTASTLVLENIKNKLIHAFRGSAEQVSTTCDSGHPASLVTKDLRANEELRRAKIDGAITWLRSELLEMRSQDRQLAKTLLDINTEIQRLRRESEAAAPDRNFNGTPALQNTGPKKETL